In one Bacillus sp. Marseille-P3661 genomic region, the following are encoded:
- a CDS encoding ABC transporter substrate-binding protein, producing MKNCLAFFVSLFLALALGGCSESKTNEESNTAPAPTSEEKKDLKEVSLLLDWYPNAVHSYIYTAIEKGYFAEEGVKVSIQFPTNPTDPLNLAAAGKVTLGLYYQPDVIMARVNENVPVKSVASIVRTPLNHIVFPEDSAIQSPKDLEGKKVGYPGIQLNEALLKTMVKHDGGDPAKVEMVDVGFELGTSIVAEQVDAVIGAFINHEVPVLKHKGFPTRNFNPVEYGVPAFSEIVIVTSDETWNKDQQAIKGFLRGAKKGFEFMKDNPDEALQILLANQDDANFPLVPEVEKESLDILLPMMETSTEAFGSQNKENWEEVAKWLETAGLLKADYNVNEMFIQE from the coding sequence ATGAAAAATTGTTTAGCATTTTTTGTAAGTTTATTTTTAGCATTAGCTCTGGGAGGATGTAGCGAAAGTAAAACAAATGAAGAAAGTAACACTGCTCCCGCTCCTACCAGTGAAGAAAAAAAGGATTTGAAAGAAGTAAGTTTGTTGTTAGATTGGTATCCTAACGCGGTACATAGCTATATATACACTGCAATCGAAAAAGGTTATTTTGCAGAAGAAGGTGTGAAGGTTTCAATCCAATTTCCAACCAATCCAACAGATCCACTTAATTTAGCTGCTGCAGGAAAAGTTACTTTAGGCTTATATTATCAACCAGATGTCATTATGGCTCGTGTGAATGAAAATGTACCGGTTAAATCTGTTGCTTCAATTGTTAGAACACCGTTAAATCATATTGTATTTCCTGAGGATAGTGCTATTCAATCTCCGAAGGATCTTGAAGGAAAAAAAGTAGGGTATCCAGGTATCCAATTAAACGAAGCTTTATTGAAAACGATGGTTAAACATGATGGCGGTGATCCAGCGAAGGTTGAAATGGTGGATGTAGGGTTTGAGCTAGGGACCTCAATAGTGGCGGAACAAGTTGATGCAGTAATTGGCGCATTTATAAATCACGAGGTACCAGTATTAAAGCATAAAGGTTTTCCGACTCGGAATTTTAATCCAGTAGAGTATGGTGTACCCGCTTTTAGTGAAATTGTAATAGTAACAAGTGATGAAACATGGAATAAAGATCAGCAAGCAATTAAAGGTTTTTTACGTGGAGCTAAAAAGGGATTTGAATTTATGAAAGACAATCCAGATGAAGCGCTTCAAATTTTATTAGCAAACCAGGATGATGCGAATTTTCCTTTAGTACCAGAAGTTGAAAAGGAAAGCCTTGATATATTATTGCCAATGATGGAAACTTCGACCGAAGCATTTGGCAGTCAGAATAAAGAAAATTGGGAAGAAGTTGCAAAGTGGTTAGAAACTGCGGGTTTACTAAAAGCAGATTATAATGTGAATGAGATGTTTATTCAGGAATAA
- a CDS encoding ABC transporter permease: MKYYFSSTVIFIITIISWEIAAKIVDKAFILPSPSAVIVRLWELKFTLFLVHLPKTLLIILVGLSISIVFGIVVGICMSLNKSVERALYPILIASQTIPIIALAPIFVLWFGYSIWSKVVVTVLITFFPITVSVFDGLKASSKEFEELFLTMGATKQEIFLKLNIPNALPYFFSGLKVAVTLSVIGAAIGEWLGAQAGLGYFSRRMMTQFDGPAVFAPILLLSAVGILLFLLVTWIEKYMVKWRKER, translated from the coding sequence ATAAAATATTACTTTTCCTCAACCGTTATATTCATAATCACAATTATTTCTTGGGAAATTGCGGCGAAAATTGTAGATAAGGCATTTATTTTACCATCACCTTCTGCAGTAATTGTAAGACTGTGGGAGTTGAAGTTCACGTTATTTTTAGTGCACCTTCCGAAAACCTTACTTATTATTTTAGTGGGATTGTCTATATCAATTGTATTCGGGATTGTAGTCGGGATTTGTATGAGTTTAAATAAATCAGTTGAAAGAGCATTGTATCCAATCTTAATTGCTTCACAAACAATACCAATTATAGCTTTAGCGCCAATCTTTGTACTTTGGTTTGGATATTCAATCTGGAGTAAGGTTGTTGTAACAGTATTAATAACATTTTTTCCAATTACTGTAAGTGTTTTTGATGGACTTAAGGCATCTAGCAAGGAGTTTGAAGAGTTATTTCTGACAATGGGAGCAACTAAACAAGAGATTTTTCTAAAACTAAATATTCCAAATGCACTTCCTTACTTTTTCTCGGGACTTAAGGTCGCTGTTACATTAAGTGTTATTGGTGCTGCTATTGGCGAATGGTTAGGTGCTCAAGCAGGGCTAGGGTACTTTAGTCGGCGGATGATGACGCAGTTTGATGGACCAGCAGTATTTGCTCCAATTTTATTATTGTCAGCAGTTGGAATTTTACTGTTTTTATTAGTTACATGGATTGAAAAATATATGGTTAAATGGAGGAAAGAAAGATGA
- a CDS encoding ABC transporter ATP-binding protein, whose translation MNEIALEFDRVSFRYDNGKKNIINSLNLKVENGEFVSIIGPSGSGKSTIFRLITGLETPTSGSILVNGIPMNDRLGSVGYMPQQDLLLPWRTVLENVVLPIELKKNKRTWSKAEMVALLDEFGLKGYENQYPANLSGGMRQRVSFLRTIMTGSNILLLDEPFSALDAITRLMMQEWLIEKWDKYKQTILFITHDVDEALLLSDRILVLTDHPISSLKEVYVPLERPRRIRDFGEQKIIEIKEQLIEQLRFGVK comes from the coding sequence ATGAATGAGATTGCGCTTGAATTTGATAGGGTTAGTTTTCGTTATGATAATGGTAAAAAAAACATTATAAATTCATTAAATCTAAAAGTAGAAAATGGTGAATTTGTTAGTATTATTGGTCCGAGCGGATCGGGAAAAAGTACAATTTTTCGTCTTATAACTGGATTAGAAACACCGACGTCAGGTTCCATCTTGGTAAATGGTATTCCTATGAATGATCGATTAGGATCAGTAGGCTACATGCCTCAACAGGACTTGTTATTACCATGGCGCACAGTTTTAGAGAATGTGGTATTACCTATTGAATTAAAGAAAAATAAGCGAACTTGGTCAAAAGCTGAAATGGTAGCTTTATTAGATGAATTTGGATTAAAGGGTTATGAAAATCAATATCCTGCAAATTTATCTGGTGGGATGCGTCAACGAGTTTCTTTTTTAAGAACAATCATGACCGGATCAAATATTTTGTTGCTAGATGAACCATTCAGCGCCCTTGACGCTATTACGAGGTTAATGATGCAAGAGTGGTTGATTGAAAAGTGGGATAAGTATAAACAGACGATTTTATTTATTACACATGATGTAGACGAAGCACTACTATTATCAGATCGTATTCTTGTTTTAACAGATCATCCTATTTCGTCGCTTAAAGAAGTATATGTACCTTTAGAACGGCCAAGAAGGATAAGGGATTTTGGGGAACAAAAAATAATCGAAATAAAAGAGCAGCTAATAGAGCAGCTAAGATTCGGAGTGAAGTGA
- the tenA gene encoding thiaminase II — protein MKFSNQLFEKVKPIWDQNHAHPFVQEIGSGTLATEKFRFYMVQDYLYLIDFAKLFALATVKTNDVELMRKFAHLLESTLNEEMSLHRQYASRFGITSEELENAAASPTTLAYSHYMLHIAQNGSLAELVSALLPCMWSYWEIGKDLRTKNPESQNHEFFGEWIKMYSSDEFGSLALWLINLLDELAEGKSGKEIARLEEIFLTTSKFEYMFWDTAYKQETWPSYE, from the coding sequence ATGAAGTTTAGTAATCAATTATTTGAGAAGGTAAAACCAATATGGGATCAAAATCATGCCCACCCATTTGTACAAGAAATTGGAAGTGGTACATTAGCAACTGAAAAGTTTCGCTTTTATATGGTGCAAGATTATCTATATTTAATTGATTTTGCCAAGCTCTTCGCTTTAGCAACAGTAAAAACAAATGATGTTGAATTGATGAGAAAGTTTGCACATCTGCTAGAGTCAACTTTGAACGAGGAAATGTCATTGCATAGACAATATGCTTCTCGTTTCGGTATCACATCTGAAGAGTTAGAAAACGCTGCAGCTTCTCCAACGACATTGGCATACAGCCACTATATGCTCCACATCGCACAAAACGGTTCGTTAGCAGAATTAGTTTCAGCATTATTACCATGTATGTGGAGTTATTGGGAAATTGGAAAAGATCTAAGAACCAAAAATCCAGAGTCCCAAAATCATGAATTTTTTGGTGAATGGATAAAAATGTACAGTTCAGATGAATTTGGGTCGTTAGCATTGTGGTTAATCAATTTATTGGATGAATTAGCTGAAGGAAAGTCAGGAAAAGAGATTGCTAGATTAGAAGAAATTTTTCTAACAACCAGTAAATTTGAATATATGTTTTGGGATACAGCCTACAAACAAGAAACGTGGCCTAGTTATGAATGA
- a CDS encoding transglutaminase domain-containing protein, which yields MSALRIWFIYPVIIMCLFFSTAPIHTISAPLYDADTTTPSTHKASSLKDIENIVSSSMKNRKTNIMIKYKGSTNNLLNKISSYIDHTVKNDEYLNYSFRGFNMSYKAYGSNITITIVLRYYETLAQMIYVDQYVTTIMKEITKPTMNDHEKVKAVHDFVVKNLSYDTSLINNSPYPAIIEGTTACNGYAMLIYKMLQHAGIDVRLISGVASSRSFAVQNHAWNMVKLEGRWYHLDATWNDPVPDEKGRVLYHYYLLSDQEISKDHSWTTGGINGEEMPYPIAKTTYFEELQTKINTTNEADRFTALLNELELQYLLPEFTATTIQELINLIEKGFNNYNEEFSIRYVDLKGIHMSDLRKMIYESAIKLGVNAWSYGFVSYTKGLTDNDKLITISNIVYQQVPEQKQDDKTSINYPTPGYESIGTFANVAKDKQWTIQFDSPIDFSSVTTENIMIYSSDGNKLSTIDYSLKDSNSLSISNKEDYKTGETYYLYVKNTIKGTNGKKIKDSVSIKFTIQKNI from the coding sequence ATGAGCGCTTTAAGAATATGGTTCATATATCCAGTTATTATAATGTGCTTATTCTTTTCAACAGCACCAATACATACGATCTCAGCACCTTTATATGATGCAGATACTACAACTCCAAGCACACATAAAGCTTCCTCATTGAAAGATATCGAAAATATTGTTAGTTCTTCAATGAAAAACAGGAAAACAAATATAATGATTAAGTATAAAGGTTCAACTAACAACCTTTTAAATAAAATAAGCAGTTACATAGACCATACTGTAAAAAATGATGAATACTTAAATTACTCATTTCGGGGTTTTAATATGTCATATAAAGCATATGGCTCCAATATAACGATCACTATTGTTTTAAGATATTATGAAACATTGGCTCAAATGATATATGTAGATCAGTATGTTACTACGATAATGAAGGAAATCACGAAACCCACTATGAACGATCATGAAAAGGTAAAAGCCGTTCACGATTTTGTAGTTAAGAATTTATCATATGATACATCATTGATAAACAATTCTCCATATCCAGCTATTATTGAAGGAACAACGGCCTGTAATGGATATGCAATGCTCATCTATAAGATGCTTCAACATGCAGGTATTGATGTACGTCTTATTAGTGGAGTCGCAAGCAGCCGGTCTTTTGCTGTTCAAAATCACGCTTGGAATATGGTTAAATTAGAAGGAAGATGGTACCACTTGGATGCCACGTGGAATGACCCTGTTCCAGATGAAAAGGGCAGAGTTTTATATCATTATTATTTATTATCAGATCAAGAAATATCTAAAGATCATAGTTGGACAACTGGCGGAATAAATGGCGAAGAAATGCCATACCCGATTGCAAAGACAACTTACTTTGAAGAATTACAAACAAAAATTAATACTACAAATGAAGCGGATCGATTTACAGCATTGCTAAATGAACTAGAATTACAATATCTATTACCCGAATTTACTGCGACTACTATACAGGAGCTAATAAATTTAATAGAAAAAGGCTTTAATAATTATAACGAAGAGTTTAGTATTCGCTACGTTGATCTGAAAGGAATCCATATGTCTGATCTGCGTAAAATGATTTATGAAAGTGCAATTAAATTGGGTGTGAATGCATGGAGTTATGGATTTGTTTCGTATACCAAAGGATTAACAGACAATGATAAGCTCATAACAATTTCTAATATAGTATACCAGCAAGTTCCCGAACAGAAACAGGATGATAAAACAAGTATTAATTATCCAACTCCTGGCTACGAATCGATTGGTACTTTTGCAAATGTTGCAAAAGATAAACAATGGACGATTCAATTTGACTCACCTATTGATTTTTCATCCGTTACAACCGAAAATATAATGATTTATAGCTCAGATGGCAATAAATTGTCAACCATTGACTACTCCTTAAAAGACTCTAACTCTTTATCGATTAGTAACAAGGAGGACTATAAAACAGGAGAAACATATTACTTATATGTGAAGAATACTATTAAAGGGACAAATGGTAAGAAAATTAAAGATTCCGTTTCAATAAAATTTACAATACAGAAAAATATTTAA
- a CDS encoding alpha/beta-type small acid-soluble spore protein, with amino-acid sequence MPSRNQLLVPGVQQMLDQYKEEIAQEFGVTLSADSVSRSNGSVGGEITKRLVKQAQAQLAGNKIE; translated from the coding sequence ATGCCAAGCCGAAACCAATTATTAGTACCTGGTGTGCAACAAATGTTAGATCAATATAAAGAAGAGATTGCTCAAGAATTTGGGGTGACTCTTTCAGCAGATTCAGTGTCCCGTTCAAACGGATCTGTTGGTGGCGAAATTACGAAACGTTTAGTTAAACAAGCACAGGCACAGCTTGCTGGAAATAAAATTGAATAA
- the cydS gene encoding cytochrome bd oxidase small subunit CydS, whose translation MQDFLIFYAPPIVVAASILFLFWWGAKGNFLKDIN comes from the coding sequence ATGCAGGATTTTCTTATATTTTACGCACCACCGATTGTTGTTGCGGCATCCATATTGTTTTTGTTTTGGTGGGGTGCTAAAGGCAACTTTCTTAAGGATATAAACTAA
- a CDS encoding cytochrome d ubiquinol oxidase subunit II, with translation MDLEIIGITVLGIFLFGYLIVGSIDFGAGFYSTYSDWAGKKHIIHRVIQRYLSPVWEVTNVFLVFFFVGIVGFFPKTAYYYGSALLIPGSISIILLALRGSYYAFATYGAKESKLYMFLYGMTGILIPASLTTVLSISEGGFIKVEGNQITLLTKDLLTSPYSWSIVMVALVSVLFISASFLTYYAYAAKDYKALTLLRKYALLWSIPSILTGLLAVYTLKHHNLEHYEGMLELKGLFIASFISFIIAVYQIYRQKNYGIAFLAVVFQYAFAFLAYGMSHYPYLLYPYLTLYDGFTNETMAKALIAAFIAGLCLLLPSLYLLLRLFLFNKDYIQGQK, from the coding sequence ATGGATTTAGAAATAATCGGAATTACAGTACTGGGGATTTTTTTATTCGGATATTTGATCGTTGGATCAATTGATTTTGGTGCAGGATTTTATAGTACGTACAGTGATTGGGCCGGAAAGAAACATATAATCCATCGCGTGATCCAGCGCTATTTATCTCCTGTTTGGGAAGTAACAAACGTGTTCTTGGTATTCTTTTTTGTAGGTATTGTTGGTTTTTTTCCAAAGACAGCTTATTATTATGGCTCTGCCTTACTTATACCAGGAAGTATTTCTATCATTTTACTAGCACTAAGAGGTTCATATTACGCATTTGCAACATATGGTGCAAAGGAAAGTAAACTATATATGTTTTTATATGGAATGACAGGTATTCTAATTCCGGCTTCATTAACGACTGTGCTTTCAATCTCAGAAGGTGGATTTATAAAGGTTGAAGGAAATCAAATTACTTTGCTTACGAAAGACCTGTTAACGAGTCCTTATTCGTGGAGCATTGTGATGGTGGCATTGGTAAGTGTGTTATTTATTTCGGCCAGCTTTTTAACCTATTATGCATATGCAGCAAAAGATTATAAAGCATTAACATTGTTAAGGAAATACGCCCTGCTATGGAGTATACCCTCAATACTAACGGGTTTACTTGCTGTATATACATTAAAGCATCATAATTTGGAGCATTATGAAGGAATGCTGGAATTAAAGGGATTGTTTATAGCATCCTTTATCTCGTTTATAATCGCTGTTTATCAAATTTATAGACAAAAAAATTACGGCATTGCATTTCTCGCTGTTGTCTTTCAATATGCCTTTGCATTCCTAGCTTACGGAATGTCACATTATCCCTATTTATTATATCCGTATTTAACACTTTATGATGGGTTTACGAATGAAACAATGGCAAAAGCATTGATTGCAGCATTTATTGCTGGTTTGTGTTTATTGCTCCCATCTTTGTATTTACTGCTAAGATTATTTTTATTTAACAAAGACTATATTCAAGGACAAAAATAG
- a CDS encoding cytochrome ubiquinol oxidase subunit I, whose translation MLEYDATLYSRLLTALTLAFHIIYATIGVGVPLMIALAHWIGIKNNDQHYLLLARRWMRGFVITVAVGVVTGTAIGIQLSLLWPRFMEVAGQVIGLPLFLETFAFFFEAIFLGIYIYTWDRFKKPIHHFLFIIPVVLGASMSAVFITMVNAFMNTPQGFDIQNGVITGIQPLLAMFNPATPTKVAHVLTSAYMTSAFVLATIAAYQLFKGKKHVYYKKALHLTLVAGFIFSLATMIVGDLSGKFLAEYQPEKLAAAEWHFETEGEAPLVLFGVLNENNEVEKGLTIPYALSILAHGTTTGEVIGLNEFAEDEIPPLYIHYLFDLMVCIGVLLTTISMLYVVLKRFRKSWAYNRLLLFFTTISGPLALIAIELGWIFAEVGRQPWVLRGYMKTVEGSTTSPHVDTMLVVFIILYIILGVGSVVVLRRMFKNNPAEKELLEKGL comes from the coding sequence ATGCTTGAATACGATGCAACCTTGTATAGCAGGCTGTTAACTGCACTGACATTAGCTTTCCATATTATTTATGCGACCATTGGGGTCGGCGTACCTTTAATGATTGCCCTAGCTCATTGGATTGGAATCAAAAACAATGATCAGCATTATCTACTGCTGGCTCGTCGCTGGATGAGAGGGTTTGTTATTACTGTGGCTGTAGGAGTTGTAACCGGAACAGCTATCGGAATTCAATTAAGTTTACTTTGGCCAAGGTTTATGGAAGTTGCGGGACAGGTGATTGGTTTACCATTATTCCTAGAAACATTTGCGTTCTTTTTTGAAGCAATTTTCCTCGGTATATATATTTATACATGGGACCGGTTTAAAAAGCCAATACATCATTTCTTATTTATCATTCCAGTTGTATTAGGTGCGTCAATGTCGGCCGTATTTATTACAATGGTAAATGCTTTTATGAACACCCCTCAAGGCTTTGATATCCAGAATGGGGTGATCACAGGAATTCAACCGCTTTTAGCAATGTTTAATCCAGCCACACCCACAAAGGTTGCCCATGTATTAACGTCGGCATATATGACATCAGCGTTTGTTCTTGCCACAATTGCAGCTTATCAATTATTTAAAGGTAAGAAACATGTTTATTATAAAAAGGCTCTACATTTAACCTTAGTTGCAGGGTTTATATTTTCGCTCGCTACAATGATTGTGGGAGATCTTTCAGGTAAGTTCTTAGCCGAATACCAGCCAGAAAAACTTGCTGCAGCTGAGTGGCATTTTGAAACAGAAGGCGAAGCGCCTTTAGTGCTATTTGGAGTATTAAATGAAAACAACGAAGTGGAGAAGGGGCTTACGATTCCATATGCGCTAAGTATACTTGCTCATGGCACAACAACGGGTGAAGTTATTGGTCTTAATGAATTTGCCGAAGATGAAATTCCACCGTTGTATATTCACTATTTATTTGACTTAATGGTTTGTATCGGTGTGCTCTTAACAACTATATCAATGCTTTATGTTGTATTGAAACGATTTAGAAAAAGTTGGGCGTATAATCGCTTATTATTATTTTTTACAACGATAAGTGGGCCGTTGGCGTTAATTGCAATTGAATTGGGTTGGATATTTGCTGAAGTAGGAAGACAGCCCTGGGTTTTAAGAGGTTATATGAAAACTGTGGAAGGATCCACAACCTCTCCGCATGTTGACACAATGCTGGTTGTTTTCATCATTCTTTACATCATCTTAGGAGTTGGAAGTGTTGTTGTTCTGCGAAGAATGTTTAAAAACAATCCTGCTGAAAAAGAGTTATTAGAAAAAGGGCTATAG
- a CDS encoding ZIP family metal transporter: MLDAILGSAISAFSTGLGAVPIIFLKGVTHKWRDMLLAYTAGIMTAASTFSLIPEALETSNLFVVMVGLIFGTIVLNFLEGNIPHIDLKHTRFDLEIDRKTTLIISAITLHNIPEGLSVGVSYASGNGELGSLIAFAIGFQNIPEGFLVALFLVNQNVTKWKALIIATLTGVIEIFMAIIGYLLSAKVDGLVPYGLSFAAGAMLFIIYKELIPESHGDGNERFSTYAFIFGLITMLFMVTELG; encoded by the coding sequence ATGTTAGATGCTATTTTAGGAAGTGCCATTTCTGCTTTCTCAACGGGTCTTGGTGCTGTGCCCATTATTTTTTTAAAGGGTGTTACTCATAAGTGGAGAGACATGCTATTAGCTTATACGGCTGGTATTATGACTGCGGCTTCTACTTTTAGTTTAATACCAGAAGCGCTGGAGACCTCGAATTTATTTGTAGTAATGGTTGGCTTAATATTTGGAACAATCGTCCTTAATTTTCTTGAAGGCAATATTCCACATATTGATTTAAAGCATACACGATTTGATCTAGAAATTGACAGAAAAACAACATTAATTATATCAGCTATTACACTTCACAATATACCAGAAGGTCTATCAGTCGGAGTTAGTTATGCGTCGGGAAATGGTGAATTGGGTTCGTTAATTGCATTTGCTATAGGCTTTCAAAATATACCAGAAGGTTTTTTAGTCGCACTGTTCTTGGTAAATCAAAATGTAACGAAGTGGAAAGCATTAATAATTGCAACATTGACAGGCGTTATTGAGATTTTTATGGCAATAATCGGATATTTGCTATCTGCCAAAGTTGATGGACTAGTACCATATGGACTAAGTTTTGCAGCTGGAGCAATGTTATTTATTATATATAAGGAGTTAATACCAGAGAGTCATGGTGACGGTAATGAACGTTTTTCTACGTATGCCTTTATTTTTGGCTTAATTACAATGTTATTTATGGTTACCGAACTAGGCTAA
- a CDS encoding TerC family protein, whose protein sequence is MELFLEYGWVLLVLILLEGLLAADNALVLAIMVKPLPEEQRKKALFYGLAGAFVFRFLSLFIISFLVDVWQVQAIGALYLLFMAINHILRKVIFKKVEDETQLEGETKAVKKVGFWPTVLKVELADIAFAVDSILAAVALAVTLPATPLPAIGGMDGGQFLVIFAGGFIGLVIMRFAANVFVALLHRKPGLELAAFFIVGWVGIKLAVYTLSHPALAVLPEHFAESKEWKVTFYVVLILIALIGWFFSKEKETVEKGSSSSSTI, encoded by the coding sequence ATGGAACTTTTTTTAGAATATGGATGGGTTTTATTAGTTTTAATTTTGCTAGAAGGTTTACTTGCTGCTGATAATGCATTAGTATTAGCAATCATGGTTAAACCATTGCCAGAGGAGCAACGGAAGAAAGCATTGTTTTATGGTTTAGCGGGTGCGTTTGTTTTTAGATTTCTATCGTTATTTATTATTTCGTTTCTAGTTGATGTATGGCAGGTTCAAGCTATTGGTGCCCTTTACTTGCTGTTTATGGCGATTAATCACATTTTGAGGAAAGTGATCTTTAAAAAAGTTGAAGATGAAACACAGCTAGAGGGGGAAACCAAAGCAGTTAAAAAGGTAGGATTTTGGCCTACTGTATTGAAGGTTGAATTAGCTGATATAGCATTTGCTGTAGATTCCATTTTAGCTGCTGTGGCACTTGCTGTTACCCTTCCAGCTACACCGCTCCCTGCGATTGGTGGTATGGATGGTGGGCAATTTTTAGTTATCTTTGCCGGTGGTTTTATAGGCTTAGTTATCATGCGATTTGCCGCTAATGTTTTTGTAGCTTTATTACATCGCAAACCTGGATTAGAATTAGCAGCATTTTTTATCGTAGGGTGGGTTGGGATTAAGTTAGCCGTTTACACGCTATCGCATCCAGCACTTGCCGTATTGCCTGAGCACTTTGCAGAATCAAAGGAATGGAAAGTAACGTTTTATGTTGTACTCATATTAATTGCGTTAATTGGTTGGTTTTTTTCAAAAGAAAAAGAAACTGTCGAAAAGGGATCTTCTTCTTCGTCTACAATTTAA
- the ytaF gene encoding sporulation membrane protein YtaF, translating into MDLLALLILAIAISLDSFSVGATYGLRNVYIPPKSIIIISLCTFGMLLVAMTIGQGFEYFISQQMSKKIGGFILIGIGLWVLIQFFRKTDNNPKTTSNTIIKLEIKSLGIIIKILKKPMEADIDRSGTISGIEAFLLGFALSLDAFGAGLGAALIDLSPIIFAILVTSCSSLFLITGIKFGQIFQNVEWIHKLAFLPGIVLIFLGIFKI; encoded by the coding sequence ATGGACTTGTTAGCACTGTTGATATTGGCTATTGCTATCAGTTTAGACAGTTTCAGTGTTGGAGCGACATACGGATTAAGAAACGTATATATACCGCCCAAATCAATTATTATTATCTCCTTATGTACATTTGGCATGCTCTTAGTTGCAATGACAATTGGCCAGGGTTTTGAATACTTTATTTCACAACAAATGTCAAAGAAAATTGGCGGTTTTATATTAATAGGTATTGGCTTATGGGTATTGATACAATTTTTCCGAAAAACAGATAACAATCCTAAAACAACATCAAATACTATTATTAAATTAGAGATTAAATCCCTTGGAATTATTATAAAGATTTTAAAGAAACCGATGGAAGCTGATATTGATAGGTCGGGTACCATCAGTGGCATCGAGGCTTTTTTACTAGGTTTCGCACTTTCATTAGATGCTTTTGGTGCAGGATTAGGGGCTGCATTAATTGACTTATCTCCAATAATATTCGCGATATTGGTTACTTCATGCAGTTCACTCTTCCTTATTACAGGCATAAAGTTCGGACAGATCTTTCAAAATGTAGAATGGATTCACAAGCTCGCGTTTCTACCTGGTATTGTGCTAATATTTTTAGGCATTTTTAAAATTTAA
- a CDS encoding YbaN family protein, with translation MAHFSKFLLLTVGCISIILGLVGILLPLIPTTPFLLLAAACFVRSSPRLYERLMKSKVLGPYIESFRSGEGLPVKSKIKIIVLFLITISYSIYVVKPIAVKIVLMFIALAITAFIIGIKTKKQ, from the coding sequence GTGGCACACTTCAGCAAGTTCTTACTTCTTACAGTAGGATGTATCTCAATAATTTTAGGGTTAGTAGGAATATTATTACCTCTAATCCCTACCACTCCATTCTTATTGCTTGCTGCTGCATGCTTTGTACGTTCTTCACCACGACTTTATGAAAGACTTATGAAAAGCAAAGTGTTGGGTCCATATATTGAAAGCTTTCGTTCTGGGGAGGGTCTCCCTGTCAAATCAAAAATTAAAATTATTGTTCTCTTTTTAATTACGATTAGCTATTCAATTTATGTAGTAAAACCAATAGCTGTGAAAATAGTATTAATGTTTATAGCTCTTGCCATAACCGCGTTTATCATAGGGATAAAGACTAAAAAACAGTAA